DNA from Terriglobus tenax:
CATGATCAGTTCCTGCACGCTCTCCTTCACGGAACTCTGCGGGTACTTCTCAAGGTAAGCCTCAAGCGCGGTGACCTTGGCCTTTGGATCGGCCGTGGCGATAGCGTCGTTATACGCCTTGTACTCTTCCTGCGACATCTGCACGCCGCCACCCTGGGCTTGGCCCACGTTGGCGGTTGCTGCCACCAGGGCGTTAGGGGAGACCGCGACCGCAGCGGCCGCCAGGAACGAGGCGAACAAAACCTTCTTCATTTAAGGCTCCTAATTACTGTGAAAAATCGAATGTGCGATGTTCAATGAAGATACAGCAGGGAGAATTTCCCGATGACCGGAAATCCACGAAATAACAGCGATTTTGTTCGCTGCGCCGTGTTTTCCCGTCCATAGGGGGTTGATGCGGATTATAAGAAGCCCGTTGCTCTCTGGCAAGAGCACAGGAACGACCGGAAATACTGGAGAAGGACCGCATGTCTCCTGCTGTCACGGTGGTATGACCTTACCGTAACGCCTCATTGACAGAGTGTAAGACGGGAACAGGGTAAAAGCGTAACCTCGCGATTCCATTTTCCGTCTTCATGGAATCGAAGCCGCCGAAGCCAGACGTTATCCGTAGCGGACACCTATTTGTAGGGTTATTCCCCTCTTATCCACAAAATCTTGGGCTGTCCGTGTTGATTCACGGCCCCGGAGTGGTGAAAATTTGAACTGAGGCCCTTCGCTCGTCGCATTCCTCTGGAGACGAACGGCCCGTTACGGTTGGAGGCAACCCCGCCCATGCTCAAGTTGAAGCGCATCCAGATTCTCGGCTTCAAGTCGTTTTGTGACCGTACTGAGGTCCAGCTTGCCGGTAACGGTATTGCGGCCATTGTCGGCCCCAACGGCTGCGGCAAATCGAACATCTCAGACGCCATTACCTGGGTACTCGGTGAGCAGTCGGCCAAGAGTCTGCGCGGAACCAAGATGGAAGATGTCATCTTCGCCGGAACCCGTGACCGCAAACCCACCGGCATGGCCGAGGTCTCCCTCACGCTGGTTGACCCCGAGGTCTACGATGGCCAGTTGCTGGCCCCCGGTGAAGTGCCCGAGATCGAGATCGAGGACGAACATCCGGAAGACGCTCCTGCTGAGCCTGCCGCGGTGAAACCCGATGGTGACTGGGATGAGACGGCCCTGCGCGAGCAGAATGCCGCGGAGACGGAAGCGGCTGTGCTCGAAGCGCAGCCCGGCCAGGTAATCGACGGCGAAGCGCACCCGCAGCAGCCGCTCGAAGGCATGCAGGACGCCGAGGCTGCGCACAATGTTGTCCTGAAGATCCGCCGCCGCAAGTTCAACCGCGCCCCCGTGCGTGCCGGCGAAATTACCGTGACCCGCCGCCTGTTCCGCTCCGGCGAGAGCGAGTACCTGATGAACGGCAAGATCTGCCGCCTGCGCGATATTCAGGATGTCTTCCTGGGTACCGGCCTGTCGGGCGAGAACTACGCGATCATCGGCCAGGAGCGCATCGGCCAGCTTCTCAGTTCGAAGCCTCTGGATCGCCGCTCCATCCTGGAAGAAGCCGCCGGCGTCACCCGCTTCAAGACCAAGAAGCGACTTGCCGAGCTGCGTCTTGAAGCCGCCAAGCAGAACCTGGCACGCGTCAATGACATCTTCGACGAAGTAACCCGCCAGATGGCCAGCCTGAAGCGCCAGGCCGCCAAGGCCGAGCGCTACGTTGCCCTGCGAGACGAGCTGCGCACCAAGCTGCGCGTCGTTCTGGCCAGCAAGCTGGCGCAGATGGACGCCGAGCAGGCCGCCACGGCGCAGCAGATTGCGCAACTGACTGAGACCATCGACACGCAGGCCGCCGAGATTGAAACCACCGACGCCGAGGCCAGCACCGGCCGCGCCCGTGGCTATGAACTGGACGCCGCCATCCGCGAGGCTGGCGTACGCGCCAACCAGACGGCCGTGGAACTGGAGCGCGTCGTCGCCCGCATCGCCTCGAACACCGACCGTGTTGCGGAGCTGGAAACCCGCCTCGAAACCGGCAATGCCGAACTGGCGCAGATTCGCCAACAGATGGAGACACTGACCGCCGAGCGCGCCGAGACGCAGTCGTTCCTGGAATCTGCCACCGCCGAAGCTGCAGGAGCACGTGAGCTGGCCCAGCAGAAGCAGGCTGAGGCCCAGGAAGCCGTTCGCGCCGTAGGCTCTTCGGAGCGAGAGGCTGAGGCCTTCCGCCAGCAGTCGATTCAGTGGATGCAGCGGGCAGGACAGGCGCACAGAGAAGAAGCGCAGGCCGCCGAGTCGCTTGCAGGGCTGGACCGCGAGGCCGAACGCCTGAGCGCCGAGTCTGAGACCGCACGCCAGGAACTCGAGTCGCTGGGTCAGCGCCGCGGACAGGTCTCCATTGAGTTCGAATCCGCCACCGAGCGCTTGCAGCGCCTGGAAGCCGAGATTGCAGAGCTCCGGCTTGACCTGGAGGCTCGCCGCACGGAAGAGGCCCAGACCAAGCGTCGCGGCGACCAGCTTCGCGCCGAAGTGGCAACCCTGCTGGGCCGCCGCAACTCGCTCGAAGCCCTGATCCGCGAGCACAGCTATTCGACCGATACTGTCCGCAACATCTTCCGCCACAATGCCGCCACCGGTGGCGCTGCTCCTGTGGGCACACTGGCGGACTTCCTGGAAGTGGATGGGCAGTACGAGCAGGTGGTCGACGAGTTCCTGCGCGACGAGCTGAACTACATCGTCGTCAAGAGCTGGGACGCCGCCGACCAGGGTATGCAGATGCTGAAGTCCGATGTCGAGGGCCGCGCAACCTTCCTGGTCCATCCGCCGGACTCCGAAGCAGGCGCCGCATTCTCCAACGGCATGGCCTCAACGGCCAACACCGCGGGACACGAGGGCGTGGTTCCGCTGAAGGACTGCATCCGCGTGCTGAACGGCTTCGGCAAGTCGCTGGAGGTGGTGCTTCCCAAGCTGCGCGAAGGGTACGTGACGCCGGACTCCGCTACCGCCCGCAACCTGGCGTTGCAGAACCCGAACGCCTTCTTCCTCTCGCCTACTGGCGAGACCTTCCACAATGTGACGGTCACCGGTGGACGTCCGAGCGGTGAAGGTCCGCTGGCCCTGAAGCGCGAACTGCGCGAGATTCAGACCAGGCTGGAGGCACTCGAAGCTGAGCTGTCGCAGACCGAAATTCACGCCGCGACACTGGCACGCCAGATCGTTGAGCTTTCACAATCGCTGGAGCACAAGCAGGCCGAGCGTCGCGAGGCCGAGCGCGAGAGCGCCAACCAGGGTGCGGCCCTGCGCCAGATGGAGTCCGAAGTGGCCCGCATCGAGCGCCGCCTGGCGGACTGGCAGCTCTCCGTCGAGCGCAACCGCGAGGCACGCAACGCCAAGCAGGATCTAATCACCCGCAAGCAGGAGGAGGCCGCCAGGTATGAGGGCGAGCGCTCCACCGCAGAGGGCCGCATCGCCGAATTCACCGCGCAGATGGACGACCTGCGCCTGCGCCGCGAGGTGCTGCAATCAGAAGCCGCAGCCGCATCCGCACAGCTTGCCGGCCTGGAAGAACGCCGCCGCAACGCAACTGCCGCCTTCGAGCAGAACCAGCGCATGTTCAACGGCCAGCAGCAGCGCCTGATCCAGATGGAACAGCAGTTGGCTTCCGGCGGCACGGAGAAGCAGCGCCGCGAGGAAGAGAACCTACAGCTGGCCGAGCAGAAGACGGTTCTCTCCGAACAGCGTGAGCTATCAATCGCCGAGCAGCAGACGCTGACCTCCGAGGCAACAGCTCTGCGTGCGTCGCTCACCGAGCTGGAGCAGAAGCTCAAGTCTCTGCGCTCTAAGACCGATGCCCTGCGCGAAAAGCGCAGCGCTCTGACCGCGCAGGCGGCCAAGCTGAGCTCCGACATTGAGCACCTGGAAGCGCAGACAATGGCCGACCTCGGTGTCGAAG
Protein-coding regions in this window:
- the smc gene encoding chromosome segregation protein SMC — its product is MLKLKRIQILGFKSFCDRTEVQLAGNGIAAIVGPNGCGKSNISDAITWVLGEQSAKSLRGTKMEDVIFAGTRDRKPTGMAEVSLTLVDPEVYDGQLLAPGEVPEIEIEDEHPEDAPAEPAAVKPDGDWDETALREQNAAETEAAVLEAQPGQVIDGEAHPQQPLEGMQDAEAAHNVVLKIRRRKFNRAPVRAGEITVTRRLFRSGESEYLMNGKICRLRDIQDVFLGTGLSGENYAIIGQERIGQLLSSKPLDRRSILEEAAGVTRFKTKKRLAELRLEAAKQNLARVNDIFDEVTRQMASLKRQAAKAERYVALRDELRTKLRVVLASKLAQMDAEQAATAQQIAQLTETIDTQAAEIETTDAEASTGRARGYELDAAIREAGVRANQTAVELERVVARIASNTDRVAELETRLETGNAELAQIRQQMETLTAERAETQSFLESATAEAAGARELAQQKQAEAQEAVRAVGSSEREAEAFRQQSIQWMQRAGQAHREEAQAAESLAGLDREAERLSAESETARQELESLGQRRGQVSIEFESATERLQRLEAEIAELRLDLEARRTEEAQTKRRGDQLRAEVATLLGRRNSLEALIREHSYSTDTVRNIFRHNAATGGAAPVGTLADFLEVDGQYEQVVDEFLRDELNYIVVKSWDAADQGMQMLKSDVEGRATFLVHPPDSEAGAAFSNGMASTANTAGHEGVVPLKDCIRVLNGFGKSLEVVLPKLREGYVTPDSATARNLALQNPNAFFLSPTGETFHNVTVTGGRPSGEGPLALKRELREIQTRLEALEAELSQTEIHAATLARQIVELSQSLEHKQAERREAERESANQGAALRQMESEVARIERRLADWQLSVERNREARNAKQDLITRKQEEAARYEGERSTAEGRIAEFTAQMDDLRLRREVLQSEAAAASAQLAGLEERRRNATAAFEQNQRMFNGQQQRLIQMEQQLASGGTEKQRREEENLQLAEQKTVLSEQRELSIAEQQTLTSEATALRASLTELEQKLKSLRSKTDALREKRSALTAQAAKLSSDIEHLEAQTMADLGVEAAELRSDEMTLRISGDELSAANEETGTLKQKLENMGPVNMMALEEYAETEQRHGFLEGQRKDLLDSIENTQQSIKEIDEVSRTKFEEAFEKINTNFSLTFTKLFGGGQAMMKLTDPDNISESGIDIIASPPGKKLQNILLLSGGEKALTAFSLLVGIFLYAPAPFCILDEVDAPLDETNVGRFAKLVAEMSSNTQFVVITHHKRTMQEADMIYGVTMQEPGVSRIVSVNLNRADRNSNAA